Proteins encoded in a region of the Pelobates fuscus isolate aPelFus1 chromosome 11, aPelFus1.pri, whole genome shotgun sequence genome:
- the ESAM gene encoding endothelial cell-selective adhesion molecule: MALSRRHWLAALGTLQLIINLTSGLLEVSVQQALIVVVEGQRITIPAWYSSSVQKDPYVAWSFVQQSEEVQFLKYFGEVTSTDSPQFKDRARFIHQMPSQNISITIDNAQEQDSGRYKCYVDMVGESNSGGSNMKIINVTVHVIPSVPLCKLIGNPYVESNVTFSCKSAKGKPDPTYSWMRTAPSSQVFFPPAQDAEKGTLTLTNLTAQMSGTYVCTSTNRVGSNSCNITMAVTSYSKTGMIVGAVIGSIVGVCCIVILVYVLIYLYRRKKKDSQEDMENEIKEDSQAPKPVSWTKGNESDIVFKNDTLSSVNTNRGHKAYNSKSPSDTASITTTTGSNLGFKPTYLNERNTNATPTPNLSNQSLPSYMMPQNGTYYSSSLTSQDPLHKANGHSQQAPRKDIPIQSGVTPSNLVRMGAVAVMVPAQSQAGSLV; this comes from the exons ATCTGACTTCTGGTCTCTTAGAAGTATCTGTTCAACAAGCCCTCATCGTGGTGGTGGAAGGACAGAGAATTACCATACCAGCCTGGTACTCATCCAGCGTTCAGAAGGACCCGTACGTGGCCTGGAGTTTTGTACAGCAATCCGAGGAAGTGCAG TTTTTGAAATATTTCGGAGAAGTGACCAGCACGGACAGTCCTCAGTTTAAAGACCGGGCAAGGTTCATCCACCAGATGCCATCCCAAAATATATCGATTACAATTGACAATGCGCAGGAACAGGACTCGGGACGATATAAATGTTACGTGGACATGGTCGGTGAAAGCAACTCTGGCGGGagtaatatgaaaataattaatgtGACCGTACACG TTATTCCGTCGGTTCCCTTATGTAAGTTGATCGGGAATCCATACGTTGAATCCAATGTTACGTTTAGCTGCAAGTCAGCCAAAGGAAAGCCAGACCCCACGTATTCCTGGATGCGAACTGCGCCATCTTCCCAGGTGTTTTTCCCTCCTGCTCAGG ACGCTGAGAAAGGAACGTTAACGCTAACAAATCTCACCGCGCAGATGTCAGGAACCTATGTTTGTACCTCGACAAACAGAGTTGGCAGTAACTCCTGTAATATCACCATGGCAGTGACTTCAT ATTCCAAAACCGGAATGATTGTTGGAGCTGTTATCGGGTCCATTGTTGGAGTCTGTTGTATTGTGATATTGGTGTACGTACTGATCTACTTatatagaagaaagaaaaaagattCACAGGAAGATATGGAGAACGAGATCAA AGAGGATTCTCAAGCACCAAAACCAGTTTCCTGGACCAAAGGTAACGAGTCTGACATTGTCTTCAAAAATGACACTTTGTCATCCGTCAATACAAACAGAGGCCACAAGGCTTACAATTCAAAGTCTCCGTCTGATACAGCGTCCATAACGACCACCACGGGAAGCAACCTGGGGTTTAAGCCGACCTACCTGAACGAAAGAAACACGAACGCAACCCCAACGCCAAATCTGTCTAACCAATCGTTACCCTCGTACATGATGCCACAGAATGGCACCTATTACAGTAGCAGTCTAACAAGCCAGGACCCTCTTCACAAAGCAAACGGACACAGCCAGCAGGCTCCGCGAAAGGACATTCCCATACAATCAGGGGTCACACCATCGAACCTTGTGAGAATGGGTGCCGTAGCAGTCATGGTGCCAGCGCAGAGCCAAGCTGGGTCTCTGGTGTAA